The following proteins are co-located in the Acidimicrobiales bacterium genome:
- a CDS encoding BTAD domain-containing putative transcriptional regulator, with product MSRSFRSTPPEPRPDLLTRPRLLRALTGRWQHRVTSLVGGPGLGKTTLLAQAIAENRLAPRGEDMWVGVEARDADAERLARIVAAAVRGDDDQDTERARGDAVIEPGVVADSVWRLAPTEACLVLDDVHLLPAESTGAAWLTDLVRALPANGHVVFGSRSEPPVPLSRFGAQGAMLRLVEDDLRFSDEELSTFAVSRGFDPAHFGETGGWPAMAELAAHVEEQFTGSYLWEEVLQPLGTLRRHVLAVLSDLGGADDELMSAAVGTPVELATMLEGIPLVARGADGWHRPHSLWHSAPNLVLAASERIEIRRRAVANLNRRGRFDEAFGLIQDAELWDAAPSVLRAACLATDRLVPSQLGRWLLASSPAVRASSAGRLAAGLHVAFTAPALAVAPLQEAATRSRDEGDLDAELAAIAQLGQLAWWRQDHEALGELVGRLFELEPTGHPVARALAAIARGALYDLAGDDGGVLAELDGMATGILDTVWDAYAGWMCGVVHLDTGTPAATERIVERLTPAADEATRPIVDSLQFRAWWAEGRADEALARIPVVVSAEVQSGPTYNFHIGQIFASVAFSYAGDRDTARRYLDDARLTAPPPEPGSAVGEGGEDGAGDGPSVPVAAATASLQLAEGDEDAAAATLRQAAAANGFDQGGERRSWRQTLAVSYVLLPESRAHWDATARQGYPGRARELAAAVVALREGNGEARLASLELPEEGAIRTVLHHRLAAELAVGLAAVGRPAGRRLLDTLGPAGRTAVRNLAQTRPDQAKAARALLAAVPVPPPHITYLGVLGPLSLRRDHPDGDEIVHPDLRRSRLQALLGFLVARRRTTRAAIGAALWPDLDEAAAGNNLSVTLNHLLRLLEPWRDAGEPSFLVRVDGPAVQLANGPHLVVDVDRFDRHVADALAAEADGAPSVALEHHLAAVELYRDHLHADLPEADWFALEREHYRTRFVAAAVRAGELLLGHGDIARAEPVAHRALAADPWSEQAYAVLVGAALARGDRSGARRLLDRCLDALADLRAQPSLATEQLRRRVLGDAA from the coding sequence ATGTCACGCTCGTTCCGGTCCACGCCGCCGGAGCCCCGCCCAGATCTGCTCACACGGCCCCGCCTGCTGCGCGCGCTCACCGGCCGGTGGCAACACCGCGTCACCTCACTCGTCGGCGGGCCCGGGTTGGGCAAGACGACGTTGCTGGCCCAGGCCATCGCCGAGAACCGGCTGGCGCCCCGGGGCGAGGACATGTGGGTGGGCGTCGAGGCGCGCGACGCCGACGCCGAGCGGCTCGCCCGCATCGTCGCCGCCGCGGTCCGGGGCGACGACGACCAGGACACCGAGCGGGCCCGGGGCGACGCGGTGATCGAGCCCGGCGTGGTGGCCGACTCGGTGTGGCGGCTCGCCCCGACCGAGGCGTGCCTGGTGCTCGACGACGTGCACCTGCTGCCCGCGGAGTCGACGGGCGCGGCCTGGCTCACCGACCTGGTGCGGGCCCTGCCGGCCAACGGCCACGTGGTGTTCGGCAGCCGGTCGGAGCCGCCGGTGCCGCTGAGCCGCTTCGGCGCCCAGGGCGCGATGCTGCGCCTCGTCGAGGACGACCTGCGCTTCTCCGACGAGGAGCTGTCGACGTTCGCGGTCAGCCGCGGCTTCGATCCGGCCCACTTCGGCGAGACCGGCGGCTGGCCGGCGATGGCGGAGCTGGCCGCCCACGTCGAGGAGCAGTTCACCGGCAGCTACCTGTGGGAGGAGGTGCTCCAACCGCTGGGCACCCTCCGGCGCCACGTGCTGGCGGTGCTGTCCGACCTGGGCGGGGCCGACGACGAGCTGATGTCGGCGGCGGTGGGCACGCCGGTCGAGCTGGCGACGATGCTCGAGGGCATCCCGCTGGTCGCCCGGGGCGCCGACGGCTGGCACCGGCCGCACAGCCTGTGGCACAGCGCCCCCAACCTGGTGCTCGCGGCGTCGGAGCGGATCGAGATACGTCGGCGCGCCGTCGCGAACCTCAACCGCCGGGGCCGCTTCGACGAGGCGTTCGGGCTCATCCAGGACGCCGAGCTGTGGGACGCGGCCCCGAGCGTGCTGCGGGCCGCCTGCCTGGCGACCGACCGGCTCGTGCCCAGCCAGCTGGGCCGCTGGCTGCTGGCCAGCTCGCCGGCGGTGCGCGCCTCGTCGGCCGGTCGCCTGGCCGCCGGCCTGCACGTGGCGTTCACCGCGCCGGCCCTCGCCGTGGCGCCGCTCCAGGAGGCCGCCACCCGGTCACGGGACGAGGGCGACCTCGACGCCGAGCTGGCCGCCATCGCCCAGCTCGGCCAGCTGGCCTGGTGGCGCCAGGACCACGAGGCGCTCGGCGAGCTCGTCGGCCGCCTCTTCGAGCTCGAGCCGACCGGCCACCCGGTGGCCCGTGCCCTGGCGGCGATCGCCCGGGGCGCCCTCTACGACCTCGCCGGCGACGACGGCGGCGTGCTCGCCGAGCTGGACGGCATGGCCACCGGCATCCTCGACACCGTGTGGGACGCCTACGCCGGCTGGATGTGCGGGGTCGTCCACCTCGACACCGGCACCCCGGCAGCGACGGAACGGATCGTCGAGCGCCTGACCCCGGCGGCCGACGAGGCGACCCGTCCCATCGTCGACTCCCTGCAGTTCCGGGCCTGGTGGGCCGAGGGCCGGGCCGACGAGGCGCTGGCCCGGATACCGGTCGTCGTCTCGGCCGAGGTGCAGTCCGGCCCCACCTACAACTTCCACATCGGGCAGATCTTCGCCAGCGTCGCCTTCTCGTACGCCGGCGACCGGGACACGGCCCGGCGGTACCTGGACGACGCCCGGCTCACGGCACCCCCACCGGAGCCGGGCTCGGCAGTCGGGGAAGGGGGCGAGGACGGGGCCGGGGACGGGCCGTCGGTCCCCGTGGCCGCTGCGACCGCGTCGTTGCAGCTGGCCGAGGGCGACGAGGACGCGGCCGCCGCCACCCTCCGGCAGGCCGCGGCCGCCAACGGCTTCGACCAGGGCGGCGAGCGTCGGTCGTGGCGCCAGACCCTGGCGGTCAGCTACGTGCTGCTGCCGGAGAGCCGGGCCCACTGGGACGCCACCGCCCGGCAGGGCTACCCGGGCCGGGCCCGTGAGCTGGCCGCCGCGGTCGTCGCCCTCCGCGAGGGCAACGGCGAGGCCCGGCTGGCGTCGCTCGAGCTGCCCGAGGAGGGCGCGATCCGCACCGTGCTGCACCACCGGCTGGCGGCCGAGCTGGCGGTGGGGCTGGCGGCGGTGGGCCGTCCCGCGGGGCGGCGGCTGCTCGACACGCTCGGCCCCGCCGGTCGTACCGCCGTACGCAACCTCGCCCAGACCCGGCCCGACCAGGCCAAGGCGGCGCGGGCGCTGCTCGCCGCCGTCCCCGTGCCGCCGCCGCACATCACCTACCTGGGCGTCCTCGGCCCGCTGTCGCTGCGGCGGGACCATCCCGACGGCGACGAGATCGTCCACCCCGACCTGCGCCGCAGCCGGCTGCAGGCGCTGCTCGGCTTCCTCGTCGCCCGCCGCCGCACCACCCGGGCCGCCATCGGCGCGGCGCTGTGGCCCGACCTCGACGAGGCCGCGGCCGGCAACAACCTCAGCGTCACGCTCAACCACCTGCTGCGGCTCCTCGAACCGTGGCGCGACGCCGGCGAGCCGTCGTTCCTCGTACGGGTCGACGGGCCCGCCGTGCAGCTCGCCAACGGGCCGCATCTGGTGGTCGACGTCGACCGGTTCGACCGCCACGTGGCCGATGCCCTCGCCGCCGAGGCGGACGGTGCCCCGTCGGTGGCGCTGGAGCACCACCTGGCGGCGGTCGAGCTGTACCGCGACCACCTCCACGCCGACCTCCCCGAAGCCGACTGGTTCGCGCTCGAGCGCGAGCACTACCGCACCCGCTTCGTCGCCGCCGCGGTGCGGGCCGGCGAGCTGCTGCTCGGCCACGGCGACATCGCCCGGGCCGAGCCCGTGGCGCACCGGGCGCTCGCCGCCGACCCGTGGTCGGAGCAGGCCTACGCCGTGCTGGTGGGTGCCGCCCTCGCCCGCGGCGACCGGTCCGGGGCCCGGCGGCTCCTCGACCGCTGCCTCGACGCCCTGGCCGACCTCCGCGCCCAGCCGTCCCTCGCCACCGAGCAGCTCCGCCGCCGCGTCCTCGGCGACGCCGCCTGA
- a CDS encoding pyruvate dehydrogenase, whose protein sequence is MNIAEQLVDVLAQAGVQRVYGVVGDSLNPIVDAIRRKPGIEWAHVHNEEAGAFAASAEAQLTGRLAVCAGSSGPGNTHLIQGLYDANRTGAPVLALASHVPTFQIGTSFFQETRPESLFMDASVWCQTLSAADQMPRMLRVGIQEALARQGVSVLVVPGNVADLDVAHPTGEGDFSSERGRVTPPASQVQQLAAAINAAEKVALFCGAGVRDAHREVMALAEAVKAPVGHTLRGKEWIQFDNPYDVGMSGLLGYGACHDALHEADLLVLLGTDFPYDTFLPGQHTAQVDSNAAHLGRRTPLEVAVHGDVGETLRAVAPLVTPKGSRQFLDDMLRRHERALSRVIEAYTGERGQRTPIHPEYVADVLDELASDDAVFTVDTGMNNVWAARYLTPNGRRRVLGSFLHGTMANALPHAIGAAFADPERQVVAMCGDGGLSMLLGELLTVRLHGLPITIVVFDNSTLGMVELEMLVEGFPSHATSLGDVDFAGIAAAAGLDAVRVTDPRDLRDALTHALASPAPTLVDVVTDPNALSMPAHVTGQQIRGFATAATKTVLDGGVGKMLDIARSNLRNIRAL, encoded by the coding sequence GTGAACATCGCCGAGCAGTTGGTCGACGTCCTCGCCCAGGCCGGGGTGCAGCGGGTCTACGGGGTGGTGGGCGACAGCCTGAACCCGATCGTCGACGCCATCCGCCGCAAGCCGGGCATCGAGTGGGCGCACGTGCACAACGAGGAGGCCGGGGCGTTCGCGGCCTCGGCCGAGGCCCAGCTCACCGGGCGACTCGCGGTCTGTGCCGGCAGCTCCGGGCCGGGCAACACCCACCTCATCCAGGGGCTCTACGACGCCAACCGGACGGGCGCCCCGGTGCTGGCCCTGGCCTCCCACGTGCCCACCTTCCAGATCGGCACCTCCTTCTTCCAGGAGACCCGTCCCGAGTCGCTGTTCATGGACGCCAGCGTCTGGTGCCAGACCCTGTCGGCCGCCGACCAGATGCCGCGGATGCTCCGGGTCGGCATCCAGGAGGCGCTCGCGAGGCAGGGCGTGTCGGTCCTGGTCGTGCCCGGCAACGTCGCCGACCTCGACGTCGCCCACCCGACGGGCGAGGGGGACTTCAGCAGCGAACGTGGGCGCGTGACGCCACCGGCGTCGCAGGTGCAGCAGCTGGCCGCGGCGATCAACGCCGCCGAGAAGGTCGCCCTGTTCTGCGGCGCCGGGGTGCGCGACGCCCACCGTGAGGTGATGGCGCTCGCCGAGGCGGTGAAGGCCCCGGTGGGCCACACGCTGCGGGGCAAGGAGTGGATCCAGTTCGACAACCCCTACGACGTCGGCATGAGCGGCCTCCTCGGCTACGGGGCGTGCCACGACGCCCTCCACGAGGCCGACCTCCTGGTGCTGCTGGGCACCGACTTCCCGTACGACACGTTCCTCCCCGGCCAGCACACCGCGCAGGTCGACAGCAACGCCGCCCACCTGGGCCGGCGCACCCCGCTTGAGGTCGCGGTCCACGGCGACGTCGGCGAGACCCTGCGTGCCGTCGCGCCGCTGGTGACGCCGAAGGGCTCCCGGCAGTTCCTCGACGACATGCTCCGGCGCCACGAACGGGCGCTGTCCCGGGTGATCGAGGCCTACACGGGGGAACGGGGGCAACGCACGCCGATCCATCCCGAGTACGTCGCCGACGTGCTCGACGAGCTGGCGTCCGACGATGCCGTCTTCACCGTCGACACCGGGATGAACAACGTGTGGGCCGCCCGCTACCTGACCCCCAACGGGCGGCGACGGGTCCTCGGTTCCTTCCTCCACGGGACCATGGCCAACGCCCTGCCCCACGCCATCGGTGCCGCGTTCGCGGACCCGGAGCGGCAGGTCGTCGCCATGTGCGGTGACGGCGGGCTGTCGATGCTCCTCGGTGAGCTGCTCACCGTGCGGCTCCACGGCCTGCCGATCACCATCGTGGTGTTCGACAACTCGACGCTCGGGATGGTGGAGCTGGAGATGCTCGTCGAGGGGTTCCCGTCGCACGCCACCAGCCTCGGTGACGTGGACTTCGCCGGGATCGCGGCCGCCGCCGGCCTCGACGCCGTGCGGGTGACCGATCCCCGTGACCTGCGGGACGCGCTCACGCACGCGCTGGCCTCCCCGGCGCCGACGCTCGTCGACGTCGTCACCGACCCCAACGCGCTGTCCATGCCCGCCCACGTCACCGGCCAGCAGATCCGCGGGTTCGCCACCGCGGCGACGAAGACCGTCCTCGACGGGGGCGTCGGGAAGATGCTCGACATCGCCCGCTCGAACCTCCGCAACATCCGCGCCCTGTGA